DNA from Acidobacteriota bacterium:
CGACGCCCGCAACACCACCCTGAACCAGAACCCCGCCTCGGCCCCCGCCTCCCGCAACCTCCAGTACGTCCACCGCGACCACCTCGGCAGCACCCGGTTGATGACCGACGAGAACGGCATCGAGATCGGCCGCTGGAAGTACTTCCCGTTCGGGATGGGGGCGACGGTGGAGGAGAGCGGGGATCAGCGGATGAAGTTTACGGGGCATGAGAGGGATGGGGAGGTTGAGCTGGACTACATGTTGGCGAGGTACTATGGAGCCAACCTTGGTAGATTCCTCAGCGTTGATCCCGTTCAAGGCACGCCAGAGGACCCACAATCCTGGAATCTGTATCCGTACGTCACGAACAACCCACTTCGATTCAACGACCCGACTGGAGAAGACGGAAACGACGTCGCCAACTGGATTGACGACAAGGTCGGCACGATCACGAGTAGCGTGCAGGCGAGTGTCGGATCGGGCGTGGTCGGTGTCTTGGTAGATGCGGCGGTGTCGACAGCCGGCGATCTCGTGTCGGGAACTGCAGACCTTCTCCGTGTAGGGGCATCAACAGGCGAAGCGATCGGCTCGGGAGCCAATGGCGAGGGCGTTGTGCGCGCGGTCGCCGAGGACGTTGGCCGGGCATCAGGATTGGCTTTAGCGATGGCTGCACCCGCGAATGCCGCACTGCGCGGAAGCGGGGCAGCTGCCGCGGAAACACCTGCGGCCAATGCCGGAGTAGCGGGCGGTAGGATCACTGGTCACACCAAGCACGGGTTGAATCAAGCCATTAGTCGAGATGGCGGTCGCGGCGTCTCGCCTCGAGCAATGCTCGATGCTGCTAAGAATCCCGTGGAAACCGTGGGCCAATCCGGAGGTCGAACCAAGTACGTCGGCAAAGACGCCACCGTCGTCACAAACAAGGACGGAAAGGTCATCACCACTCACGCAAACAACCGGAATGGCGTGCGGGATCCGTTGAGGAAATAGGACAATGAAACTGCAATCACACTTGCGCACCGTGTTGCAGGAGGTCATCCGTCAGCGATGCCCCGATATTCCTGTGTCTATCGTCGACACACTGCCACATCTTTCCGAGGAGATGCGTTTTCGGATTCGGCAGGCTCTTACTGATGAACTCTGCGAGACTGGCTTCGGCGAAGACGATGAACCGAACCAGCGAGGTCTGCTTTTAGAGGAGTTGATCGACCGGGTAGGCAGGCCATCATCACTAACGAGAGAATAAGGAAGCTGCTGTCATCTCCGCGCAGTCTAATCGGTTCTTCACCAGACGAAGACCCTCCGCGCCTACGGGCGCTCCGGGCCTTCGCAGGTGAAGAAGCGATTAGACTGGCGCGGACCCCCGAGGGCACGCCGCGCGCCGGCCGCCCGGATGAACGTCGGCGATGAAGGCGGACCGCGGCGGCCGGGCGTCCGTCACGCGGCCTGCACGGGGGGACAGCAGCGCATGTGCACTGCCCCCCTTGCGCCGCCCTCCGCTGCGCTCCGGGCCGCCCCCCAGCGGGCCGCCGGGGGGCTCGGCGCTACGCCGTGGTCGTAATCGACGCCGTGCTTGACGGCGACCGCGGCACGCCCTCGCAACGCCTGCGATGTAATCCAGCCCCGCGATCCCCGTCGCCCGGCCCCCCAGCGGGGCGAGGGGCCGGTCGCCGGGGCTCTCTCGTCGTCTCCGATCAATGTGGTTTCCGGTCTTGTGCGCCGTGCTGAACCGGCAACGATAATCGCGGAGCCGCGCTGACCTGCGGCGGCGCTGTCGCGCCGCCTCCGGTCATCCCGGCTCCGGCCAGGCGACGGCCACGGCGCCGACAGCTAAGGAAAGAAACGCCGGCGCTCAGCGCGCTCTGTCGAGAAACGCATCGATCGTGCGCACAAGCGCCTCTTGGTCGCGTTTGGGCAGGCGCTCGAGCTGCTGCATGCGTTTCAGCCAGCGGCGATTCTTGACCGAGCCGTTGCGTTTCGAGCCCCCGAGGCCCAGCAGCTCGTCCGCGGTCACACCGAGGATTCGGGTCAGCTCGATGATCAGCTGGCCGTGCAGCCGCAGCTCGCCGCGCTCGTAGTCGGAGACGACGGGCTGGACGATTCCGAGCCGCTCGGCGACGTCGGCCTGGGTCAGGCCACGCTCGCGGCGCAGGCGTGCCAAGCGCTCGCCGATGGTCTCTTGCTGGGTTTTGCTCCGTGCCGCTGCGCGAGCCAAGGCCTCGATCTCCTGCGGTGCGATCCGCAGGTCGATTGTAGGAGTGGATTCTGGGAGGCTCTGGCTGCTCATTGCGAAACCACTTGACCAGTATACCTATACCATTATCCGATAATCTCGCCACGCCCTCGAAACGACCACCTCCGAGGCCCGACGGTCGAAAAAAGGTCTTGACAGGTTTCGTGGCAAGGGAGGGATCCGGGATGTAGTGAGCAAGGCGGAGATCGAGCGGATCCGGCGGGGTCACGACCTGGTGGCGGAGATACGGCGCCGCGGGGTGGCGCTGACCCGGAAGGGCCGCAACTGGGTCGGCCTGTGCCCGTTCCACGACGACCGGGAGCCGTCGTTGGTGGTCAATCCCGACAAGCAGCTCTGGAACTGCTTCGGCGCCTGCCGCACCAACGGGGGCAAGAGCGGCGGCGACGTCTTCGCCTTCGTGGCCCGGATGGAAGGGATCACCTTTCTCGAAGCGCTGAAGCGCCTGGGCTACGAGGAGCCGGATCCGCCGGCCCGTGCGGGCCGGAGGTCCCGGCCGACGTCGGTTTCGGAGCCCGTGCCGGCGATCGTGCCGGCGGACCCGGCGCTCCTCGGCCGCGTGGCGGCGCACTACCACCGGGTCTTCCGCGAGCGCCCCGAAGGCCAGGATTATCTCAAGAGCCGCGGCCTCGACGATCCCGAGATGCTTGCGGCCTTCGAGGTCGGCTACGTGGACGGGACGCTGCGTGCGACCTTCGCCGCCGAGGGCGACACGGCGGAGGCCCTGAAGGCCGCCGGCATCGTCCGCCCGCGGCCGCGAACATTTCCTGGGCTGCGTCGTCGTGCCGCTGACGCTTCCCGACGCCGGCGTGGTCGGCTTCTACGGCCGGCACGTGAAGCGCGACCAGCATCTCTACCTGCCCGGTCCGCGCCGCGGGGTCTTTCATTGGCAGGCTTTCAAGGGCTCGGAGGAGGTGATTCTCACCGAGTCGGTGCTCGACGCGCTGACGCTATGGCGTGCAGGCCTCCGCAACGTCTCCTGCATCTACGGCACGCAAGGCTTCACCGAGGACCACGCCGAGCTGCTCGAGCGCTTCCGCGTCAAGCGGGTGCTGCTGTGGCTGGACAACGACGAGGCCGGCAACCAGGCGACGCAGGTGATCGCTGAACGGATCCAAAAGCTCGGCATCGACGTCGTGGACGCGCGCGTCGAGGGTGGGAAGGACCCGAACGAGCTTTTCCTCTCGCTCGGCTCCGAAGCGTTTCAAAAGCACGTCGCGAGCTCCCTACCCTTAACTGTGAAGACCACAGCGAAGGAAAGCAACCAGGGCAGCGACGAGCCCCGGGTCACCCACGAGCCCGGCGGCGGCCGGCTGATCGCCTTCGCCGAGCGGACGTATCGCGTGCGCGGCCTGACGGCCAACGGCCTCGACCGCCTGCGCGTCAATCTGCGTGTCGAGGGCTCGGGCCGCGTCCACCTGGACACGCTGGATCTCTACGGCCACCGTGCCCGCTCAGGCCTGATCAAGGAGCTGGCCCGCCTCTTCGGCGAGGACGAGGAGGCGCTGTCACGGGCGGTCGCCGAGCTAATCGAGACCCTGGAGGGCATCCGGCTCGAGCTGGCGCAGCACGGCGAAGACGACATCGACACGGGACGCATCGAGATCCCGGACCGCGAGCGCGAGGACGCGCTGCGGCTGCTGCGGAAACCGGACCTGCTGGCGCGCATCCTCGGTGACTTCGAACAGGCGGGCTT
Protein-coding regions in this window:
- a CDS encoding helix-turn-helix transcriptional regulator, encoding MSSQSLPESTPTIDLRIAPQEIEALARAAARSKTQQETIGERLARLRRERGLTQADVAERLGIVQPVVSDYERGELRLHGQLIIELTRILGVTADELLGLGGSKRNGSVKNRRWLKRMQQLERLPKRDQEALVRTIDAFLDRAR
- a CDS encoding RHS repeat-associated core domain-containing protein translates to DARNTTLNQNPASAPASRNLQYVHRDHLGSTRLMTDENGIEIGRWKYFPFGMGATVEESGDQRMKFTGHERDGEVELDYMLARYYGANLGRFLSVDPVQGTPEDPQSWNLYPYVTNNPLRFNDPTGEDGNDVANWIDDKVGTITSSVQASVGSGVVGVLVDAAVSTAGDLVSGTADLLRVGASTGEAIGSGANGEGVVRAVAEDVGRASGLALAMAAPANAALRGSGAAAAETPAANAGVAGGRITGHTKHGLNQAISRDGGRGVSPRAMLDAAKNPVETVGQSGGRTKYVGKDATVVTNKDGKVITTHANNRNGVRDPLRK